The following proteins are co-located in the Nomia melanderi isolate GNS246 chromosome 1, iyNomMela1, whole genome shotgun sequence genome:
- the LOC116429498 gene encoding ras-related and estrogen-regulated growth inhibitor — MGCRRGFIIDEPPRRQNSDFEVMERFSPPAASLKKRISPPIAWNLGLTSKEPKLIKVILLGLQGVGKTALAVRFATKRFIGEYDCTTERIYKVDNFLDASWELTDPPGFLPPPTEFKLRLADAIILVYSVSDRVSFDETSRLRFLVSHARRTRKVPPVVILIGNKADLSYTPGERVVSTSEGRQRAEEIEAHSFHEISVRESVEQVMAIFTDVFKLLTELPGNSGQQTNSFRVRASTDGTLNALRRPSPVPLKRRFSISVRGTIH; from the exons ATGGGGTGCAGGAGAGGGTTCATAATCGATGAGCCACCCCGGCGGCAAAACAGTGACTTCGAAGTCATGGAGAGGTTCAGTCCACCAGCGGCGTCTCTGAAGAAACGGATCAGCCCACCGATCGCGTGGAACCTCGGCTTGACCAGCAAGGAGCCGAAATTAATTAAGGTTATCCTGCTGGGACTACAGGGAGTCGGTAAAACTG CGCTGGCGGTGAGATTCGCGACAAAGCGGTTCATCGGCGAATACGATTGCACCACCGAGAGGATCTACAAGGTCGACAACTTCCTGGACGCTTCGTGGGAGCTGACCGACCCGCCGGGATTCCTGCCACCCCCGACCGAGTTCAAACTCCGATTAGCCGACGCTATAATCCTCGTCTACTCTGTCTCGGACCGCGTCAGCTTCGACGAAACCTCTCGTCTTCG ATTTTTGGTCTCGCACGCAAGGAGGACCAGGAAGGTGCCGCCAGTGGTGATCTTAATCGGGAACAAGGCGGACCTGTCCTATACGCCGGGCGAGAGGGTGGTTTCCACCTCGGAGGGCCGGCAAAGGGCCGAGGAGATCGAGGCTCATTCGTTCCACGAGATCTCCGTCAGGGAATCCGTCGAGCAA gTCATGGCCATTTTCACCGACGTCTTCAAACTGTTGACGGAATTGCCGGGCAATTCTGGACAGCAGACGAATTCCTTCAGGGTGAGGGCGTCCACTGACGGCACACTAAACGCACTGAGGCGTCCCTCGCCGGTGCCCCTCAAAAGAAGATTCAGCATCTCCGTGAGAGGAACGATCCACTGA
- the LOC116429497 gene encoding BBSome complex member BBS2 has product MAAFSLNIQKHMEPGLVTCGKFDGSHACLAAATFGGNILVHSPHRQPQIKSNDYEQSDRKLSWSGELADLQIGTEITALCTGRLNDDDRDLLLIGTASYILAFNIEDNSDVFYKEMSDGARCIVIGKLGWLPRQVAIIGGNCSVAILDSQGTEIFWTVVEGIVTSLAVLDFDGDNENELITGTQDFEIKVYKEENVLWEAKETAPVTTLTGLPNRKFVYSVGNGTLGVYEMAQRLWRVKSKHRVVVTKSFDVNGDGIPEIITGWNNGKVDARSPNNGEVIFKIQLSAGIAGIVEADYRRIGKPDLVVVSTNGEVRGYGSGSTMDTPEPGEAMRELLAKKQVLQMELRQRAASVPNMYHSTKLAVTLMTSNGAARVVLASGPGLLIHCAIVFTEGVFDGETLVVHPPRPKGELEIELRPSKNTPVDIHVKVCVGPSGADLMQVFEMTRQLPRFCMYELIDKPGHVAEDFEKNFVIAEFAERPQRIALWLNQSLILPNEFELKEDGLNAGGIEAWLKGMRDNRIHCFKADMTGKVTIQTEDSTFAGDIIQSLSLYLGLRELSSEVSFPDEEKKLVDALERVKDLKEIDARLQAEAASDTTLLKNIIIRLEDARILENVEEMRKRLVQLKNVNVDLIKEHEIRMKSYRDLAANLKELNLGVQRAARLRVGKNASNTVAHCRSAIQDNNPKALLLAIRHE; this is encoded by the exons ATGGCAGCATTTTCTCTGAATATTCAGAAGCACATGGAGCCTGGGCTGGTGACTTGTGGCAAATTTGATGGTTCCCACGCTTGCTTAGCAGCGGCAACGTTTGGTGGTAATATTTTAGTCCACAGTCCTCACAGACAGCCACAGATAAAGAGCAATGACTATGAGCAGTCTGATAGAAAATTATCATGGAGCGGAGAACTAGCGGATCTTCAAATAGGAACCGAG ATCACAGCGTTGTGCACTGGCCGTCTTAATGACGATGATAGAGACCTTCTTCTAATTGGAACAGCAAGTTACATTCTTGCCTTTAATATTGAGGATAATTCCGATGTTTTCTATAAAGAG ATGTCCGATGGTGCTAGATGTATTGTCATTGGCAAATTGGGCTGGCTTCCCAGACAAGTTGCAATCATTGGTGGGAATTGTTCAGTGGCTATCTTAGATTCACAAGGTACAGAAATATTCTGGACAGTGGTAGAAGGCATTGTTACATCCCTAGCTGTCCTTGATTTCGATGGAGATAATGAGAACGAG CTAATCACTGGTACACAGGATTTCGAGATAAAGGTGTACAAAGAGGAAAATGTGCTCTGGGAAGCTAAAGAAACTGCTCCAGTTACCACCCTGACTGGACTTCCCAACAGAAAGTTCGTTTATTCAGTTGGAAACGGGACGTTGGGCGTTTACGAAATGGCGCAAAGATTGTGGCGCGTCAAA tCGAAGCACAGAGTGGTAGTCACGAAAAGTTTCGACGTGAATGGGGACGGAATTCCGGAAATAATAACAGGCTGGAATAATGGCAAGGTCGACGCAAGGTCACCTAACAACGGGGAGGTGATCTTTAAAATTCAACTGTCCGCTGGTATCGCCGGAATCGTGGAAGCCGATTACAGGAGGATCGGCAAGCCTGACTTAGTTGTGGTATCCACCAATGGTGAAG TTCGCGGTTATGGTTCTGGCTCTACAATGGATACCCCAGAGCCTGGAGAAGCTATGCGTGAACTGCTGGCCAAGAAGCAAGTTCTGCAGATGGAGCTGAGACAAAGGGCTGCGTCTGTTCCAAATATGTATCACAGCACCAAACTGGCGGTGACTTTGATGACGTCTAACGGTGCTGCGCGCGTTGTCCTTGCATCGGGACCAGGATTATTG ATCCATTGCGCGATAGTTTTCACCGAGGGTGTATTCGACGGCGAGACATTAGTGGTTCACCCTCCTAGGCCGAAAGGGGAGTTAGAGATAGAATTACGACCCTCGAAGAACACGCCTGTGGACATACACGTGAAGGTGTGCGTCGGACCCAGCGGCGCGGATTTGATGCag GTATTCGAGATGACACGTCAGTTGCCCAGATTTTGCATGTACGAACTCATTGACAAGCCGGGACACGTTGCTGAGGACTTCGAGAAGAATTTCGTCATTGCCGAG TTCGCAGAGAGGCCTCAAAGGATCGCCCTCTGGCTGAACCAGAGCCTGATCCTCCCCAACGAGTTTGAGCTCAAGGAAGACGGGCTAAACGCTGGGGGCATTGAAGCGTGGCTCAAAGGGATGAGAGACAATAGAATTCATTGTTTCAAAGCCGACATGACTGGGAAAGTGACCATTCAAACGGAAGATTCCACGTTCGCGGGGGACATTATTCAATCCCTGTCCCTGTATCTAGGCCTGAGAGAGTTGTCCTCGGAAGTCTCGTTCCCAGACGAAGAGAAAAAGCTCGTGGACGCTTTGGAACGCGTCAAAG ATTTGAAGGAGATCGACGCGAGACTGCAGGCAGAGGCAGCCAGTGACACCACTCTGTTGAAGAACATCATAATTCGCTTGGAAGATGCTAGGATTCTCGAGAACGTCGAGGAAATGAGGAAGAGGTTGGTGCAGTTGAAGAACGTCAACGTGGATCTGATCAAGGAACACGAAATCCGAATGAAGAGTTACCGGGATTTGGCAGCGAACTTGAAGGAGCTGAATCTTGGCGTGCAGCGGGCAGCTAGGTTAAGAG TCGGCAAGAATGCATCGAACACGGTGGCTCACTGTAGATCAGCCATCCAGGACAATAATCCGAAGGCGCTTTTATTGGCGATTAGACACGAATAA
- the EMC10 gene encoding ER membrane protein complex subunit 10, whose translation MYLVYVLISLLASSSSLVCGSELDYDGWLQLRLWHAFNDEPEPIYIERGNITVSSVRSGASVVGQNGLLPAHINELKNLAKHDGKYRLKAVTRTSSGNEITFLTSVPACYLLGSDLEDVITVWLDSSGEPIVVSQTSPGPCSTENPFTNMWTTNVVVKYPDGGPVPDTATYIQKLEREREARERGEAKDNRPYLSRYWMYIFLAFIFIVLSAATNPEAAGTSGGSAQRQ comes from the exons atgtatttggtgtatgttttaattagtttattaGCCAGCTCATCGTCACTGGTTTGTGGG AGCGAACTAGATTACGATGGATGGTTGCAGTTAAGATTGTGGCATGCGTTTAATGATGAACCAGAGCCGATTTATATAGAAAGAGGAAACATCACAGTATCCAGTGTACGTAGTGGTGCTTCAGTTGTAGGACAAAATGGGTTGTTACCAGCTCATATAAATGAGTTAAAAAACCTTGCCAAACATGATGGCAAATATAGACTTAAGGCTGTAACTCGAACCTCTTCAGGAAATGAGATAACATTCTTAACTTCTGTACCTGCG TGTTATCTTCTGGGCTCAGACCTTGAAGATGTTATAACGGTATGGTTGGATAGCAGTGGCGAACCAATTGTTGTTAGTCAAACATCACCAGGTCCCTGTAGTACTGAGAATCCATTTACAAATATGTGGACTACAAATGTAGTTGTTAAGTACCCCGATGGAGGACCAGTTCCAGACACTGCCACTTATATTCAGAAAttggaacgagagagagaagcaAGAGAAAGGGGAGAGGCCAAAGACAATAGACCTTATCTTTCAAGATAT TGGATGTACATTTTCTTagcatttatttttatcgttctATCTGCTGCAACCAATCCCGAAGCTGCAGGAACATCAGGTGGCAGTGCCCAAAGACAGTGA
- the Fsn gene encoding F-box synaptic protein isoform X1: MDDIALRASDHVLEAIFSYLDLHTLRNCALVCKRWNRFLNDENNDAWRIHCIRKLAQEALSSDILSSVPTYKSKLRAFYHAWNPLDCSRNIYIKSNGFTMHRNPVAQITDACRGKIGFRHGRHAWEIIWEGPLGTVAVIGIATREAPLLCHGYVALVGADEHSWGWNLVDNHLIHNGDVQGNYPLLNNAPMYQAGERIRVILDCDDNTLSFEKNYEFLGVAFRGLPDKRLYPSVSAVYGNTEVTMVYLGPPLDG, translated from the exons ATGGACGATATAGCACTGCGAGCATCTGATCATGTTTTAGAAGcgattttttcttatttagatCTGCACACGCTGAGAAATTGCGCGCTGGTTTGCAAACGATGgaacagatttttaaatgacgAAAACAATGATGCGTGGAGGATACATTGCATTCGAAAGTTGGCCCAGGAAGCCCTCAGCTCCGATATATTGTCATCGGTGCCCACCTACAAATCCAAATTGCGTGCATTTTATCACGCGTGGAATCCCCTTGACTGCtcacgaaatatttatattaaatctaATGGATTCACTATGCACAG GAACCCTGTGGCGCAAATCACAGATGCTTGCAGGGGTAAGATTGGTTTCAGACATGGTAGACACGCTTGGGAAATTATTTGGGAAGGACCTTTGGGCACAGTAGCAGTTATAGGAATAGCAACTCGAGAAGCACCATTATTATGCCATGGGTACGTGGCATTAGTGGGGGCTGATGAGCATTCATGGGGATGGAATCTAGTAGATAATCATCTAATACACAATGGAGATGTACAAGGGAATTATCCATTACTTAATAATGCTCCCATGTACCAG gCTGGGGAAAGGATTAGAGTAATATTAGATTGTGATGATAACACGCTatcttttgaaaaaaattatgaatttttggGAGTGGCATTTAGAG GGTTGCCAGATAAAAGATTGTATCCATCTGTATCCGCTGTATATGGAAATACAGAGGTAACTATGGTATACTTAGGACCACCACTAGATGGCTAA
- the Fsn gene encoding F-box synaptic protein isoform X2 produces MDDIALRASDHVLEAIFSYLDLHTLRNCALVCKRWNRFLNDENNDAWRIHCIRKLAQEALSSDILSSVPTYKSKLRAFYHAWNPLDCSRNIYIKSNGFTMHRNPVAQITDACRGKIGFRHGRHAWEIIWEGPLGTVAVIGIATREAPLLCHGYVALVGADEHSWGWNLVDNHLIHNGDVQGNYPLLNNAPMYQGCQIKDCIHLYPLYMEIQR; encoded by the exons ATGGACGATATAGCACTGCGAGCATCTGATCATGTTTTAGAAGcgattttttcttatttagatCTGCACACGCTGAGAAATTGCGCGCTGGTTTGCAAACGATGgaacagatttttaaatgacgAAAACAATGATGCGTGGAGGATACATTGCATTCGAAAGTTGGCCCAGGAAGCCCTCAGCTCCGATATATTGTCATCGGTGCCCACCTACAAATCCAAATTGCGTGCATTTTATCACGCGTGGAATCCCCTTGACTGCtcacgaaatatttatattaaatctaATGGATTCACTATGCACAG GAACCCTGTGGCGCAAATCACAGATGCTTGCAGGGGTAAGATTGGTTTCAGACATGGTAGACACGCTTGGGAAATTATTTGGGAAGGACCTTTGGGCACAGTAGCAGTTATAGGAATAGCAACTCGAGAAGCACCATTATTATGCCATGGGTACGTGGCATTAGTGGGGGCTGATGAGCATTCATGGGGATGGAATCTAGTAGATAATCATCTAATACACAATGGAGATGTACAAGGGAATTATCCATTACTTAATAATGCTCCCATGTACCAG GGTTGCCAGATAAAAGATTGTATCCATCTGTATCCGCTGTATATGGAAATACAGAGGTAA